The Anolis carolinensis isolate JA03-04 chromosome 1, rAnoCar3.1.pri, whole genome shotgun sequence genome window below encodes:
- the LOC134294341 gene encoding zinc finger MYM-type protein 1-like, with protein MSSKKKPSGAFHRKRRLQHSQEDKSQAKALKRFFTTSPSCQTGKPETTKLTESDHADDGKIPISEPLPGPSTSQDLLTATSAIPLPPSCIGITGTDTEDVDEDSLRDAALPSTSRQAIESEQRRDPLLFLSNDCGEWPLKITDEARKIIVERGPQQVRGIKFPKDIHGRKFSPFHYSRKLCNGERVNRYWLQYSVSKNAVFCITCKIFGNDTSSLAGSQGFSNWRNLSRLLSGHEKSRPHMENRSSWRELSQRLHLNKTIDAEHERLINAEIKHWDQILKRLLCATRFLGVQGLPFRGTKDVLFEPNNGNFLKLIEHIAQFDDPMAEHVRRITSKETHVHYLSKNVQNEFISFLAGKVQNNILEQLHEATYYSIILDCTPDISNTEQMTLVVRFVTCKANEDILIKEHFLGFVPVASPSGEGMTEILLHELEARRIPLKNMRGQGYDNGSAMKGKHVGVQRRILDLNPRAFYVPCGNHSLNLVINDAAMSCKIAADCFATVQDLYNLFSGSPVRWGTLLKHVSTLTLKPLSSTRWESRIEALLPLRFHIEEVYDAVYEASHDQKFDGLCRSRAGALLKRLQSFTFLCSIVTWHEILHKINIVSKQLQKVSIDLQNSMALIKSVKSFLERMRSEEGLNSIITDAKELAEKIDATADFENEQEARPRKVSRQFSYECKDEAVHSGKESFKVNFFFVVLDTAISSLKERFQLMDNHSGSFKFLYDISSLGKCWNEKELKYACQRLETVLTDGEDHDVNAGDLYTELQLLADMLPPGSLPADALSFINHGSEDVFPNVYTALRILLTLPISVASGERSFSKLKLIKNYLRSTLSQERLSGLSTLAIENSLLDDMDTDSLVHEFSKLKVRKIRF; from the exons ATGTCAAGCAAGAAGAAGCCATCGGGAGCATTTCATCGTAAAAGGAGGTTGCAGCATAGCCAAGAAGACAAGAGTCAAGCTAAAGCATTAAAAAGGTTTTTCACGACTTCACCATCATGCCAGACAGGAAAGCCAGAGACAACTAAATTGACTGAATCAGATCATGCTGATGACGGAAAGATACCAATCTCTGAGCCTCTACCAGGACCATCAACCAGTCAAGACCTTCTCACTGCAACTTCAGCAATACCATTACCACCTTCCTGTATTGGCATTACTGGGACTGACACTGAAGATGTGGATGAGGATTCATTAAGAGATGCAGCCCTGCCATCTACTAGTCGGCAAGCTATTGAATCG gaacaaagaagagaccctttgttatttctttccaaTGATTGTGGAGAGTGGCCACTCAAAATAACTGATGAGGCACGGAAAATAATTGTTGAGCGAGGACCACAGCAAGTCAGAGGCATAAAGTTTCCTAAGGACATTCATGGCAGAAAATTTTCCCCATTTCATTATTCAAGGAAGTTGTGTAATGGAGAGCGTGTCAACAGATATTGGCTACAGTATTCTGTATCTAAAAATGCAGTGTTTTGTATTACTTGCAAAATTTTTGGAAACGACACATCCAGTCTTGCAGGTAGCCAAGGGTTTTCTAACTGGCGGAACTTGAGCAGGCTTTTGAGCGGTCACGAGAAATCCCGTCCTCATATGGAAAACCGTTCATCTTGGCGTGAGCTCTCGCAACGTTTGCATTTAAACAAAACTATTGATGCAGAGCATGAAAGACTTATTAATGCTGAAATTAAACATTGGGATCAAATTCTGAAACGCTTGCTATGTGCTACACGGTTTTTGGGGGTTCAAGGATTGCCATTTAGAGGGACAAAAGATGTTCTATTTGAACCTAATaatggcaactttttaaaattgatagAACATATAGCACAGTTTGATGATCCGATGGCTGAACATGTGAGAAGAATCACTTCCAAAGAAACACATGTCCACTATTTGAGTAAAAATGTCCAGAACGAGTTTATTTCTTTCTTGGCAGGCAAGGTCCAGAATAATATTTTGGAACAACTACATGAGGcaacatattattctattatattggaCTGCACACCAGATATTAGCAACACCGAACAAATGACGTTGGTGGTTAGATTTGTTACATGTAAAGCAAATGAAGATATCTTGATTAAGGAACATTTTTTAGGCTTTGTTCCTGTTGCCAGTCCTTCAGGTGAAGGTATGACAGAAATATTACTCCATGAGTTGGAAGCACGACGTATTCCATTAAAAAACATGAGAGGCCAGGGATATGATAATGGTTCTGCAATGaagggaaaacatgttggagTCCAGAGGAGGATCCTTGATTTAAATCCTAGAGCCTTTTATGTACCATGTGGAAACCACTCCCTGAACTTGGTCATAAATGATGCAGCTATGTCTTGCAAGATTGCAGCAGACTGTTTCGCCACCGTACAAGACCTCTATAACCTTTTTTCAGGTTCCCCAGTAAGATGGGGTACTTTGTTGAAGCATGTTTCAACTCTCACACTCAAACCACTTAGCAGTACTAGGTGGGAAAGTAGAATCGAAGCATTGTTGCCTTTGAGGTTCCATATTGAAGAAGTATATGATGCCGTATATGAAGCTTCTCATGATCAGAAATTTGATGGACTCTGTAGGAGCCGTGCTGGTGCTCTTCTTAAAAGACTGCAAAGCTTCACATTTCTGTGCAGCATAGTGACATGGCATGAGATCCTGCACAAGATAAATATTGTTAGTAAACAGTTGCAAAAAGTGTCAATCGATCTTCAAAATTCTATGGCTCTTATTAAGAGTGTGAAAAGTTTTCTAGAAAGGATGAGATCTGAAGAAGGTCTAAATAGCATCATTACAGATGCAAAGGAACTGGCAGAAAAAATCGATGCTACTGCCGACTTTGAAAACGAACAGGAAGCTCGACCGAGAAAAGTAAGCAGACAATTTTCGTATGAATGTAAAGATGAAGCTGTACATTCTGGCAAAGAGTCTTTTAAagtgaactttttttttgttgtgcTTGACACAGCAATATCCTCATTAAAGGAGAGATTTCAGCTAATGGACAACCATAGTGGAAGTTTCAAATTTCTGTATGACATTTCAAGCCTTGGGAAATGTTGGAATGAAAAAGAATTGAAGTACGCCTGTCAACGCCTTGAAACTGTTTTGACAGATGGAGAAGACCACGATGTGAATGCTGGTGATCTGTATACAGAGCTACAATTACTTGCAGATATGCTTCCCCCTGGAAGTCTCCCAGCTGATGCCTTGTCTTTTATAAATCATGGTTCGGAGGATGTTTTCCCAAATGTCTACACTGCATTGAGAATTCTGTTAACACTTCCAATATCCGTGGCCAGCGGTGAAAGGAGTTTTTCAAAATTGAAACTTATAAAAAATTACTTAAGATCTACTTTGAGTCAAGAGCGCTTGAGTGGACTATCAACCTTGGCCATTGAAAATAGCTTGTTGGATGACATGGACACAGATTCCCTAGTACATGAGTTTTCCAAATTGAAAGTCAGAAAAATCAGGTTTTAA